Genomic segment of Prionailurus viverrinus isolate Anna chromosome B4, UM_Priviv_1.0, whole genome shotgun sequence:
TAGTCTCCTGTCCCCACTCTGTGCAagggtcccctccccccatgagAAATCTCATTTAGCTGCAGGCGGTAGCAGCTGAGCCTGGGGAGATGAGGCAGCTCTAGGGGCTTAAGGGAAATAGTGTGAATGAAATCATCACCCAGCGGGAGTCTTCCTGGCTCCGGGGATCAGTTGGCAATTGTTTTTTTAGACTGTGATAACAGGCCCctgaggggcagtgggagggggtAGAGGTGGTTTGGAAGCATCTGGGGCACAGCCACACAAAGCATCAATTGTCCAAGCTTGGGGCATAGTTGGGCCACACTCCCGGGTCCAGCCCCACTCTCCTACACAAGCCTGCCCAGCCCTGGGCTCCAGGGAGGACAACCTCCCACCTTAGAGAAGGTGCTCCCGGACTCAGTGCTcctggggtgtgggagggggagggtagaGTGTGCAGAATGAGCAAGCCTTCCCTCAGGACAGCCCCCCTTTTCCCTGGACTCTCTCATTTCGTGAACCCTCCAGCTCAGGGGCCCATCTGACCTCCTTTGAAGTCATGTGCCCCggagggaggggtgcaggggTGTCTCCAACATGAGGAGTCAGTTCACACTTACTTATGGAAGGTGGCTCCTTCCCATTTGCTACTCCATGCTTTACCCCTGTGCAGTGCCTCTGACTGTGATTAAAGCTCTGATTTTTGAATGTCATATAGGTTCTCTTACTGGGGTGATGGATTTCTAGTTGGAAGTGGGTACATTTTCCTATATTTGTGCCCTCTCCTTGCCTCAAAGTTGAAAGTCCTTCTGGTAATGCTTTCTGcactctgtccttccttccaggaGATCTACCTGCTAAATGGTCCCTTGCAGAGGGTGCCTTAGTCAACAACCCCAGTTCCTGGCTCTCCAATCGGCGGGATCCCAGGCACGGTGCAGGCTGGCGAGTAAGGGCTTTTTGGGAAGACTATCTCTACAAGGAGGGGCCCTGCTTCACCCAAACCTAGGCTGGCCCCAGGCTGGCTCCTGTCTTCTCCAGCACCTTTGCACAGAGTGATGTCTGAGAAAGAAAGGGGGTGTCTGAGGATTCCAAACCTCATGCTGGGTTTCACCTGCTCCGCCCTCCAAAGGCTGTGTGGCCTGGTGGTCCCAAGCCTGCCTGTGCTACAGAAACACCAGAGaagcttaaaaacaacaacaacaacaacaacaacaaacaagcaaacaaacaaacaaactgatcTTTGGtcccccatcccagccctgccaAATAAGCATCTCTGATGGAGGTCCCTGCAAATCTGTACTTTTAACAAGCTGCCAAGGTGATGGGATGCAAAATGTCCCACACATGTCACTTCTAGGAAAGAAGGGTGCAGAACCCCATGGCAGGGTGCCTCACGGCATCAGCTGATATGATAGCTGCTCTGTATTGAGTACTCACTGTCTGCAGGGCACCCTGTGGAGTGCTTTCCAAGCATTATCTCCCGGCAGCCCTGGGAGGCGCATGTAACTTTATCCTCCCTTTACAGATGGGACACTGGGTTCCTGAAGTCTCCTGTCCTGTCAGGGCAGTGTGCAGACCTGCCTCAGGGCTCTGCAGCTAATGCACGTCACGGCTCTGAAGTGCCCTTGGTGAACAGACCAGGGACTGAATTCTGGTTCATGGTACCACCTAGCCTAGGGCTATTCTTCTTACTTCCAACGCCCACTTTTAATCCACGCCTTGTCTCCTTGACTAAAGGTCACAGGGAgggacacctgcatggctcagttggttatgcatccagctcttgttttgggctcaggtcatgatctcatggttcgtgggttatagccctgcatcgggctccttgcTAATGGtgcagagcttccttgggattttctctctctctttctgtcccttcccccacttgctctctctccctttctgtctctctcaaaaataagtaagtaaacttaaagatCACAGGGAAGAGACCACCTGAGCTCCCCGTTTGGGTATGTAATAGGCCTCTCATGTAGGTATAGCCTCGCCAGAACCAGGCACCAATCCCAGATCTCTGCTCACTTCCTGGTGCTCAGTCTGCCTCCAAGGAGAAGTAGAACAGCACTCCACGCCCTCCCCATAAATAACTCTGGTATTCCTTCACAATTGCTCAGCGGTCTACCTTTTTATCCTTCTAATTTCTGTCAAAAGTACTCCCAGTGCCTTCAACTTCATAAGGATgttgttcccccccaccccccgccgtaGTTTTGGAATAAGCCAAATCTTAGGAGGAGAGACCCAGGACCCCGGGGGTCAATAAGAGCAGAGGTTTTAGTAAATGCACTTAGAAGCCAACTAGGTTAACCAAAGGGCCGGCATTCACCTTCCCAGGGTGATCTGTGATGGGGAGCGGGCTGGAGGTTGGGTTCCAGCCCAGAGGGTGGAATAAGAGGATGTTTCTCCATCCTACAGGATCAGGGGTCAGAGGGCTTAAAACCATAGAGTAAAACTTCAAGTTCCTTCGTCTCTCCTCCTCATACTGCGCACTAGATGGGGTACCTTTTGGGGTCATGGGGAACAGCACCCGGGCTGAAAGACAGGCTTGCTTCTCCAGGCCTCTCCAGTTCAGGGGGTAAAACCCGACCGTAAGGCTGGGTGACAGCTTTATGCCAGGGTGCAGGTCTCCTTCAGAACCAGCAGCCTCCTGACCTATGGTTCCTATTTAATATTACAAAGGCTGGAAGGCTCAGGAAAAACATGGTCCAAAGCAGAAGCCAGTTAACCGTGAAGCACATGAAACACATGAAGCATGAGCTCACATGCTTCCTTCTTATTCTAGACAAATATTCACTTCTTTATGCAAGCTTTTGTAGCATTTTCTTCAACTGTGTAAGCTGTAGCCTTCAAATAGCCTGGACGTCCCCCAGCCCAGTGGACTCACCGTTGTGTATAATCTCCCTTTACTGTTCATGGCAACGAAGAGGGCACTCTTCACTCCAAAGAGACTCACCACACCCCGCTCCACTGTGGAAATCTCCAGCAGGCCTGACAAAGAAAGGGGGGCCAGGTTACCCAAGGCTTGTGCAGGGCTCAGCGGGACATCAATCTAGAGGCGACACTACAAGGGCACCTCAGCCCATCCCCCAGCTCCTAGAAAGCCAGACCCTTCATCACCTCTATCCCTGATCTCACTTTGGACTCGGCAAGTCCTGCCACTTTACTGTCAAAGATCCACTTCCGCTGGGGAAGTTCTGACATCGGGGTCAAGGATTGCAGCCATATCTACATGAGATTAGCTTTTACAGACTTCACATGAAGTCCTTGCCTGGGGTAGAAACATGAATGCTGATTAGCTTTTTAATAAAGTAGATACTCTCCATGCTTCAACAAATTTCAGCTCATCTAATCTTGCAAACACTGCAACCACACGGAATACTGAAGGCTTGTGTGGATCCTGCAGCCCCCGACCCCTCTTGGATACGGGAACGTACCTATGCAGCAACCTACCAACTTGCAGGACAAGGACCTGGGGACGGAGAGGGCAGGTGGAAATAAAGGGAGAGATGTGCTTCAGTGAGAAATGTTGCAAAAtacttcctttccttcttaaaGAGGGAAGCTAAATAAAAATGAGCTTAAGTCGAATCTGGTCCAAAAACCCTTATTTATTTTCACTACTCTTGCCTTAAGGTTTCCTGGCTGGTTCCAGGTGGTCTTATATGGGCACAGATGTGCCTTTAACACTGAAGTAATGGATGCCACGGGGGCTCTGTGGGGTGATGGCAAAGGACACCAGAATGCCTGGACCTCAGCATATTAAGCCTGCACCTAGGCAGGGTCAAAGTCAGTCTGGGGGAGGTGGCTCTGCTTATAAGATTCCAAATAGAGAATATGACTTCTGTCCCCTTTATAATAGGCCCCATGCACCAGAGCAAGTCCCCTTCATCTTTTAGCCTTGCTTGCACCCAAGCCCCCAGCTTCCCAACTGGCTGCAGCTTGCACTCACTGTAGGGGTTCTCCTCGTGCGTCCCGCTGATCCGACCGTCGGGGGGCACCTGGAGGTGAAAGCCGATGCCCACGTTGCAGTAGAGCCTCCTCTGCCGCTTGATCCCCACCAAGTAGCCACTCTCCCAATTCACTCCAGCAATCTCTCCAGCTAGCCCAGCTCGAGACCTTGACAGCAGGGTGCCCCAGCCCCTGGAGTCCAGCAGCGTGCTGTTGGTGCGGGTGCCTGCAGGCGAGGGCACCACCATGCCCACTAGGACGCCTAGGAAGACAAGAGCCCACAGCGTGCCCTGAAGACGTCCTGCTCCCCGGGACATAGTGATGAACAGCCTCTGTCCCAGGGCCATCCACCTTGCCTCTCAGGCACGTGGTCAGAATTAATGGCCCTAAAAATACCGCCCTTCTTGTTTTTCTCCCCTCAGCATGGCGGCAGGGGCTTATTTTTGGAAGGCAGATGAAGGCTGCTGACATGAAACCAAAGCCTGCTTTGGGCACTCGGGTCGGGAGCAGAGGGACCCAGGCTGAGCCGTGGCTGGTAGGGACCATGGCTTGGGGACGGTGTCTAGCTCGCCCGCTTGCTCCGTCCCAAGTCGATTATATTTGATTTGACCTATCTTTATAGTTCAGCAGCCTggccctcccctccacccatcATCACCCTGACGTCAACTGGCCCAGCTCACTTATCCAAGGCTGTAACATTAATCTGCTGCTGGGCCTGGCTGCCTCCCCAGACCCCCAtcaccctccccacaccccagggATTCTGGGAGCCACTGTCATTCCAGCTATGAGGCAGGAATGAAGTGAGCAGGGAGCATCTCTGAGGGAGGGAGGACTTGGCTGGGGgcccaggggaagagggaggtaAGAGGCCACCCACAACCCAAACTGGGCAAAAGTTCTTGGCCTGGCAGTGCTGGCTTCCTTGTTTAGAGGGCAAAGGGTAAAGATAGTGATAGGGGAAAGCTTGGTGTCAGATGATGACAGTGGCCTATGAGCTACCCTAGAGACCTTTTCATGGAAAGAGTTCATGGTTGAGGGCAAAGTAGGCTCAGGGGACACTGAAAAGCTGACCCCTTTTAACAAGAGAGAACAGAGATTcagtggtgaggggtggggaggtggtccCTAGGATTGTCAAGGAAGAGAGGGCTAGGGTCACGCTTCTGCACGCTGTTCTGGCCATAGCTTTCACCCAGCCAACGGGGTGGAAGTTGTGCTGGTCCCCAACAAAGCCCACTGGCCATTTTCCTACCTTGGCTCATCCTTGGCatctattattattcccattttgtagagaACTTAAGGGACTTGCCAGAACTTGTAAGCCAGAACCTAGAAAATTGGCTTAAATCCAAAGCCTATGCTTTTAACCCCTGCACGATTGCCTATAGTAGAAGTGAGATTACCTGGCTGGGGCCCACAGAGTCTAGTGAGCTCATTCTATGCTAAGAGTACATCATGGAATTATTTCAATAGCACAAAATGATTCCCCTTCCCACACAGGCTGTAGGTTACAGGCAGCCTGGGGAAACCTCCTAGGATGAGTCTCACTGCCTAGGGACTCTTCTCAGACACCATTCCTCCCCTCTGCTTCTAAGCCTCCTGCTCGGGTCTGGGCTCAAGTCTCCAGTCTCTACTTCTCCCTGCCTTCTGCCTTGCTGCCTCATTCATTTGAATTGATGCTTTGGTTAGAATTTCTGTCGAGCCGTGCATTTCAGTTTTGCCCTAGATATGTTCTCTCATATCCCTGGAAGCCCTAACATCTTCTGCCATTATCCTCTGCAGGTAAAATTAATGAggagggatatatgcacccctgctTAGTATCACCCTCACCATCAGGGCCCCCAGCTTCCCAAccatccttcccctccctgtcaCCTCCATTGCCTTGTGCCCAGCCTTACAATCACCAGCAGCCCCCTCTCCTACAATAAGGAATGCCTGGCACCTGTGGCACAGACTGAGCCTACTATGTAGGCCTTTGTTggaaaattatacaaaaaaaaaaacctctctgcaAAGTAGGAGAATCGTTAATAatccaaagacaaaataaaattaccttcACCTGGATCTCCAGCTTGATTTCATAAATTTAAGTTTTCATATACATAACAGCAGTAGAGATGCTCTCTTAATGGTGTTCAGTTTGGAACATTGTATTAATCATGCTTGCGGTAGGGAAGAGGCATCCAAGAAGCATGCAAGACGGTAAGAAGTTAGTCTGAAATGAACTCTTGCCTTGGATACTTGGGGATGTACTCATCGCCCTCACCGTGGGATTCTTCTTGGAACCTATTCACTTTAGGGTTGCCTCAGAGGAGAGTCTAAGCTATAATAAGGTCAATACTATATATCAGTGGTAGATCTCTTTAGATTCACCTTTTCTCAGATTCTTCTCTGTGCAGAGATTGTGGGTGGTGTCTTACAAAGCAACGGGCTATTGGATGGAGGACACCTGAATTTGAATCCCAACTCCACTATTTATTAGCTTTGTGACATTGCAAAAATTTTTGAAcctcattattttcatttgcagAATGAGATCATTACTTCATAGGACTGTTATAGGCATTGGCAATTATATATGCAAAGGGCCCAGTGCAAAGCACAATATAGCTCTCCCTCAGTCCTTTATCTGAAATATATTGGAAATCTATCACCCAATTAAGGGAGGACAAGCCCAAAGTGAGAAGGACTCTGTCTCATCTCAAGGGGTGGGAGAGACACATGGGCTTCCAGTTCTTAATTCCCAACCACCAGAGCATATGTTGTGATGGCTGTTAACATATGTAGAAGCAGGCAGTCTAGATtcctaaaatattctgaaaaccaGTAATAGCATTGGTATCGTCCCtgttaaatataaaacttaagtAATTCATTCTATTAAAAAGCCTGAGTCTTATTTTTATCGGGTGATGTGATGAGGCCCTGTTCTAAATGCGCCTCCTGGGCCTGTCTCTATAGCAACTTCACTGTGctcatatatccatatatttctCCTGAAGGCTAATTAAGTTGACAACTGCTAGGGCTTCTTGGTTTACCAGATTTGCACTTGACCCTTCTCCTGGGGCTTAGGGACCCCTATGGATGTGAAGTGATAGAGAAAAGAGTAACAGGTGGAGGAGGCCTCTCTGTGGACCCCTCTTTCACATAGTTGCCCAGCAGCCTTTGCGGTTGTCAATCACTCTCTCTGGATGAGCCAAGAGTTAGTGGAGGTGAGtaggaaaaaatgttaatgtcTCCTTCCATGACAGGGTCTTTGTCCCTGAGTGGGGTACCACATTGTGTAGATAGCTCAAATTTGGCACATCACCTGCACCATGGGACCACCTCTGTAACACCAAGTGGGTTGTTTTCTATGACTTCTGTTTATGACATATTAAAACTCAAACACCTCAGAGTGACCATAGGGGTCATGTAGATTGTGAACAGCAGTGTCCATTTGTATCTTTCATATTTGGTTTTGAAAAAGTGATATTAGCCTTTTTCTATAGATAATCTGGAAAATACAGAAGATGAtaaggtagaaaataaaataactctttGTGTTTAGTGTCTTTATAGATTTAGTCTTGGTCTTCCTTTGAGCTACAGTGGCACAGAGGCCTGGCCACctccctttgcctctccttccttcttgctcAGACAGGCACCCGTGTGTAAAACACACCTGTGCCCGGTGGTTAGGGGTCGAGTGTGCTCAACAGACTTGGGTGTGACCTGGGCgtgtgcagaggggagggatTAAGAAGAGCCCCTACCCTGGAGCTGAGGGAAAGGGGTATTTGGGCTCATAAAGCTTACTTCAGGTGGGAGGATTCAAGAGAAAAAGTTTGACCAGAACAAAGATCCTCAGCTTCTGCGGGTAGGAGTCCCATGTGGTCCCGCTAGCTTGTCCGTGGAGGAGTCATACTTCGTTCTTTCCTAGTGGAAGTCAACTTTCCCCAGGCCTCACCCACATAAGTGGGGATCCATTAGCATGATCCAAATTTCCTGAGTTTTTGCCTCTACCAGCTCATGTGGGGAGGGACTTCACCTTACTATAAATTGTCCCTGAGTTATTTCTGGAGCTCCCCAGCATGCCTCACACGTGTTTGTGAGTACGTGACCCTGCTCCTGCCTGGGACTGCCGCAGGGCATCTGCATGGACCACCCTGTCCGTCAGCCTTCCGCCTCCCCCTGGCAGCCATGGCCGTGACATTTCTCACTTCAGCTTACCACCTGAAGGCCGGGGAGGAAGCTTCTTCATGTTCTGTTTCAAAGGAGGAACGAGCATCTTAGTCCCCCTTCTTTATACTTCTGCTCATTAAAGGGTACTACTTGTCCCCTGGTGGTTTATTCCTTTcgattttattttcagattcccTGCCTGCAGAGGCTTCAGTCTTTGTTATGGGACAAGCTTATCCAGCTcggttcttttttccttctggatgGAGCCTCCTCAGCCTTCAGGTAAGTAGACTTCTGCTGGGGCCTGCCCACCAGTGGTCCAGATGTGTCTGAATCACCACCTAAGTTCACAGGGGAGACCCTGCTCCACTCCCTGCAGCCCCCTTCTTGGGGAGCGAGGGAGGCCTGGATGCTTGGCTTTGTGGCCTGATTATTGGAGGATTTGCAGAGTCTGCTGGGAGGAGGTCATGTCTTCCTCTCTACCCCAGAAATTATCTTTTTGATCTATCCTTCAAGCTGAGCCCCCATCTTGCTGTGACTCAGTGTGCTTTCCTGTCTCCcggctctctgtctttcttttctcagtctctcctgctctctctccagcCCTACTCTCTAacctccctcctctgcttactATTCTTCACCATATGCACAAGCCTAGAGGTCTAGCCAACTGCCAAGGAGGCAGCACCTCAGGTCTGGCTGACCACTATGGCAGCACATCTCAGCTGAATTTGCAAAGGGGCAGAGGAGTCAGATAACTTTCTGGAGCCTCAGAACGTAAGGGATTTTGGCTCTGCTCAGACTTTTGCGGTTTCTCAGATTTGCCTTTCATGATCATCATCTAATAATACCTACTGCGTGCTGAGGTGGGCATGCTCTCTGCCAGCCACCATGCAGAGTTATGTAAAAGACTCAGCCCTCAGTGGCAGGCTCCCCAGTGTGGCACGACAGGCCCTTGGTGTCTGACCTCTGCCGGCCTCTCCGGCTTTAtctcctgcctctccttctctgggGATTTTTGCTTCATGAACCCCACATGGCCTGCTGTTCTCAGGCACACTCTGTGCTGGTTCTGCCTCCCTGTCTTTGCTCTGACTGTCCTCTCTTTGCCTGGCAAATTGCTTCCCATCTTTAAGgactcagcttaaatgtcacctccggAAGCAATCCCCAGCAACCTTCCACCTGTCTCCAGGCTGGACTTGGTGCCGCCGTCTCTGCTGCCTGCCCCATCCTCACCTCGTTAATGTTTTGCACATACCTCTGTCACTGCCCGGGTCAATATCATAATAATTTTGACAAGGAGATCACACTGAGAGTGGAATCCTTGGAGCAGCAATGGTGCCTTACTGGTTTCTGTATATTCAGAACCAAACACGCCTgctacataataaatattataaaatatctgaATACATGTTGTTGAATTCAAGGCTTTGAATCCATGGATTTCACTAGGCAAGCGATTCTCGAACAAGGGCTCAGCCCTCTGTGGAGGGGTGATCAGaattttggtgggggtggggcatagTCATTAAAAAATACCCACTTTCAATATTACTATTTGCattttgtcataaaaaaaaagcagttactCTGGAGACTTCTGCTTCTGCCGTTTCTGGGGAAACTTTTACTGGACTTGTGCTCCCACTGTAGACTGTGAGAAAACTGGCAAATGGgtgaaacaattatttttggACATGGGTAACAGGCAGCACGGGACTGTGATCTCTGGAAGAAAGGGAACAAATGAGATGGATTCTAGCAtcaccttttccttctccctggagACACTTCCCAGGCCACAGGGAAGGAAAGCAGAACTCAAGCAGAGCCCAGAGATCACAGAGTGAGGATGCAGAGACCAGTGTTTGAGGGACACTGAGGCAGCAAGAACTTGCAGGGTagagcacaaaaaaaaaaaaaaaaaaaagagggaatgcATAGAGAAAGAGTTCCAGAAATCTGGATGTGTTTGCCCTCAAGACTGTTGCTCAATACGAAGCCATAGAAATGTAGGATGAGCACTATCAGAATGTTGCAAGGTGGGCAATTTCCAGAGCTCACACAACTCTTTGTGTTCAGACCAGCCAGAGTAGAGAGAACTAGATTTTCTCAGTAGAGAGCATTCAGTAGAGACCCCAGAAGAGGCCCCTACTAATATGGATAATTAAACCCTGGAATAAGGTGCTGGGCACCCTCTCCCCAACATTTTCAGGATTTCTACTGCGGGCTAAGATGCACTAACAGGTACTGGATTTACTCTCCTgttcaaaataactaaaaaaagtggaaaagataCATCAAACAACAGTTTTCCAGACATTAGATATCAGGATATAAACAGCAATGATCcctgagaaatgagaaattaaCAAAGTGAATGCTACGCTTGTCCAGTTTACTCCCTTAAGAGAATTCTCAGGCATGGCTCAGGGAGAAGAAAACTAGGTGGAGCCTGTAAACACCTTGAATTGAGGAAATGAAGCTGACTGAGGGAGACTAAGTTAGAGTTTACAGGGCAGAGTagcaggcaagagagagagatgtaCAGAGAGAGAACTCAGAGATATGCAGAGGGGCAATCGCCTGGAGTGGTCATCAAGTGTAAGCTCCCTGAGGCTGGGGAGAGAGCTACCCAAAAGGATTGAGACAATAGTACTTGGTACTCACCTCGGAATGGAGACAGTGCTAGTTCCTACcagacagatgaaaaaaatatagtcATTCATGGGACATTAGTTTGAGTACTCACAAGGGTCTTACCTTAATAGTGGAGAATAGTTATTTCAAACCAAATGCTGCTCTGGTCCCACCTaacaaatactaaaagaaaaactcaaaaagatCAATCTGTTTTCAAGTAACTTAAATTCACTCCAAGAAAAAGCTCAAGAATattcataaaaacagaagaacatgCAGACTCCAACAGGGTAAATTTCACATGTCTGGCATATAATAAAACATGACAAGTCATACAGAGAGGCAGGATAATATGAGCCATTGtaagaagaaaaacttaaaaagtagaaACTGATCCACGACTGACCTAAATGTTAGCATTATTAGACAAGGACATTAGCACAGTTATCGTAATTGTATTTTATATGCTCAAAAAGCTAGAGGAAGATTAAACATGGTAAGTAGAGACACAGATGATATAAAAATGACCCAGATggaacttctagagatgaaaaccAGAGTGCCTGAAATGGGAAACACATTGGATGGGATACATGACAGAttagacactgcagaagaaaacattagtaaaatcaaaaacataacaATAGATATTACCCAGACTGAATCAtagagagaaaaaattaattcaaagcaCCATTCAAGCAACCTAATACATGTGTAATGCAGAGCACCATTCAAGCAGCCTAATACATGTGTAATTGGAGTCTCTGATAAAAAGGAAGGACCAAaaaaatttgaggaaataatggctgaaaattttccatatttGAGGAGAACTATAAAgtcagatccaagaagctcaataaatCACAAGcacaagaaatacaaagaaaactaaaacacagtCATAATCAAattatagaaaacagaaaaatttaaaaacaaccaaagcAAAAAACACTTATTAT
This window contains:
- the FGF6 gene encoding fibroblast growth factor 6, whose amino-acid sequence is MALGQRLFITMSRGAGRLQGTLWALVFLGVLVGMVVPSPAGTRTNSTLLDSRGWGTLLSRSRAGLAGEIAGVNWESGYLVGIKRQRRLYCNVGIGFHLQVPPDGRISGTHEENPYSLLEISTVERGVVSLFGVKSALFVAMNSKGRLYTTPSFQEECKFRETLLPNNYNAYESDLYRGTYIALSKYGRVKRGSKVSPIMTVTHFLPRI